The following is a genomic window from bacterium.
CGCAAAAACTTCAGGCCGGAGCACGTTAATCGAGTGGTTCTGCTTTCCGATGGTCTGGCGAATGTCGGGATCATTGATCCTGAACAGATTGCAGCACTCGCGCGCAGCATTCGCGAGCGCTCCATCTCCGTGTCTACGATGGGTGTGGGGATCGACTACAACGAAACGTTGATGGCAAACGTGGCCGATCATAGTGGCGGAAACTACTACCATATTAGTAAGGAAATCAATATGGCGGATGTGTTTCGCCGTGAATGGAATCTGATGCAAAGCTTGATTGCGAACAATGCCGTGGCTTCGCTGGAGCTTGCGAGCAGCGTTGAAGTGATGGACGTTGCTGGTTTTCAGTGGAACGTGCAGAATGGGAAGCTGCGAATACAGGTTCCGGACATTTATAGCGGTGAAACCAAACGGGTTCTTGTACATCTTCGCGCGCCTGCCAATGTGAAGACGATGGTATCTCTCGGTAAAGGGGAATTCACCTACACGGCCATCACTTCGGATAAGCCGGAAACGATTGCACAGAGTTTTCTGCCGTCCATTCAAGTCATCGAAGACCGGAACACAGTAGCCGCAAATTACGATCGCGAAGTGCAATCAAAAGTGGCCGCGGTGGAAGCAAGCAAAAAGATGGAAGAAGCTTATCGGAGATGGGAATCCGGAGACGACAAAGGCGCATACGACGTTGCCCAGGAAGCTAACTCCGAGTTGAGAGCGCTCGGCTATACCCAAAATGATGCGCAGGTTTCTCGATATGACGAGCTTGTCAATGCTCTATCCGCGCCTGCTGCGGTAGCGCCTGAAGCTAAAAAAGACATTCTTAAGAGACAAAAAGCCGCG
Proteins encoded in this region:
- a CDS encoding VWA domain-containing protein, yielding MRKPILIIGLFVAIAAIAFVYATQTISVKPNPPFITKHITPYGKGQAGNVQFEWKLANPYMLRQSGSGDAFLDLRITGKSMSGEERKPMNLVLVIDRSGSMADENKLEQVKEAAVAILNQMNSVDRLGIVIYDDVVNTILPSTKVENTQTIRELLYSLSPGGSTNLAGGLQQGFEEVRKNFRPEHVNRVVLLSDGLANVGIIDPEQIAALARSIRERSISVSTMGVGIDYNETLMANVADHSGGNYYHISKEINMADVFRREWNLMQSLIANNAVASLELASSVEVMDVAGFQWNVQNGKLRIQVPDIYSGETKRVLVHLRAPANVKTMVSLGKGEFTYTAITSDKPETIAQSFLPSIQVIEDRNTVAANYDREVQSKVAAVEASKKMEEAYRRWESGDDKGAYDVAQEANSELRALGYTQNDAQVSRYDELVNALSAPAAVAPEAKKDILKRQKAADRNARQTTPQ